The following proteins are encoded in a genomic region of Labeo rohita strain BAU-BD-2019 chromosome 5, IGBB_LRoh.1.0, whole genome shotgun sequence:
- the bmpr1ba gene encoding bone morphogenetic protein receptor type-1B, which translates to MDLSRTCLRWVCVLLIGLLGLVEENLANVLDTMLLRNSGKVEERRETGSDAPALPQRFLWCYCYHHCPEDSTNNTCRTDGYCFTMVEEEGGTAVLTSGCLGLVGSEFQCRDTGNSKQRRALECCTDQNYCNRDLHPTLPPLRTPSYVVGDIHHIALLISVTVCSFILTFIIIFCYFRYKRHELAPRYSLGLHPDETFIPPGESLRDLIEQSQSSGSGSGLPLLVQRTIAKQIQMVTQIGKGRYGEVWMGRWRGEKVAVKVFFTTEEASWFRETEIYQTVLMRHENILGFIAADIKGTGSWTQLYLITDYHENGSLYDYLKCTTLDSRAMLKLAYSSVSGLCHLHTEIFGTQGKPAIAHRDLKSKNILVKRNGACCIADLGLAVKFISDTNEVDIPLNTRVGTKRFMAPEVLDETLNRNHFQSYIMADMYSFGLILWEIARRCVSGGIVEEYQLPYHDHVPNDPSYEDMREVVCIKRIRPSFPNRWSSDECLRQMGKLMTECWAHNPASRLTALRVKKTLAKMSESQDIKV; encoded by the exons CTAATGTTTTGGACACCATGCTGTTGAGGAATTCTGGGAAGGTGGAAGAACGTCGggagacaggaagtgatgcGCCGGCTCTACCTCAGCGCTTCCTGTGGTGTTACTGTTACCATCACTGTCCCGAGGACTCCACCAATAACACATGCAG GACGGACGGTTACTGCTTCACCATGGTGGAGGAAGAGGGTGGAACGGCTGTGTTAACATCAGGCTGTCTGGGTCTGGTCGGATCAGAGTTTCAGTGCCGA GACACAGGGAACTCTAAACAGCGGCGAGCGCTCGAGTGCTGCACAGATCAGAACTACTGTAACAGAGACTTGCATCCAACACTGCCTCCTCTGCGAACACCCA GTTACGTGGTGGGAGACATTCATCACATCGCTCTGCTCATCTCAGTGACCGTCTGTAGCTTCATCCTcaccttcatcatcatcttctgTTACTTCAG GTATAAGCGTCATGAGTTAGCCCCACGCTACAGCCTCGGCCTGCATCCGGATGAAACTTTCATTCCTCCGGGAGAATCCCTGCGGGACCTCATAGAGCAATCCCAGAGCTCTGGCTCAGGGTCAGGACTCCCCCTGCTG gtGCAGCGCACTATAGCGAAGCAGATCCAGATGGTGACACAGATCGGGAAGGGCCGTTATGGAGAGGTGTGGATGGGGAGATGGAGGGGAGAGAAAGTAGCTGTGAAAGTCTTTTTCACCACAGAGGAGGCCAGCTGGTTCAGAGAGACGGAGATATATCAGACTGTCCTCATGAGACATGAGAATATACTGG GGTTCATAGCGGCCGACATTAAAGGCACGGGCTCGTGGACTCAACTCTACCTCATCACCGACTACCACGAGAACGGCTCTCTGTACGACTATCTCAAATGCACCACCCTGGACAGCCGGGCCATGCTAAAACTGGCGTACTCGTCCGTCTCCGGCCTCTGCCACCTTCACACGGAAATCTTCGGCACGCAGGGCAAACCGGCCATCGCACACAGAGACCTGAAGAGCAAAAACATCCTGGTGAAGAGGAACGGCGCCTGCTGCATCGCTGACCTCGGCCTGGCCGTCAAGTTCATCAG CGACACTAATGAAGTGGACATCCCGCTAAACACACGCGTGGGCACCAAACGCTTTATGGCTCCTGAAGTTCTGGACGAGACGCTGAACAGGAACCACTTTCAGTCCTACATCATGGCCGACATGTACAGCTTCGGCCTCATACTGTGGGAAATCGCCCGCCGATGTGTGTCTGGAG GTATCGTAGAGGAATATCAGCTGCCGTATCACGATCACGTTCCTAATGACCCGTCATATGAAGACATGCGAGAGGTTGTGTGTATTAAGAGAATACGGCCGTCTTTCCCCAATCGCTGGAGCAGTGATGAG TGTTTGAGGCAGATGGGGAAGCTCATGACAGAGTGTTGGGCTCATAATCCGGCTTCTCGTCTCACCGCCCTGCGTGTTAAAAAGACGCTGGCTAAGATGTCGGAGTCCCAGGACATTAAAGTCTGA